The following nucleotide sequence is from Deltaproteobacteria bacterium.
TTTGCTGCAGAATGCACTGCGTTTGCGGTTTTATTCGGTGCCAGAATCTTGAGGGTGGCATTCCTCGCGGCCTCATAGGCCTCAGGACCGCTTTGGAGCCTGTTAGGGCTGATGGCGGGCGCGTTGGTCCTGACCTCTATGACGTCCACCCCCCGTGACTTTATAAGCTCGACCTCTTTCTGGTATGCCTTTTGGCGGGCGATATTAACGGCGAGATGCTGAATATGCCAGGGAGTGAGCCGTTTTTTCATGAAGGCGTGCGCCCCCTCTTTCACATTGTCCGAGGCAATAAAGTGCACCAGTATGATATCCAATTCAGAGAGACGGGCCAAGGCCTCCACCGGGGCCTTGCCGGTGATCCCGCCGTCGCAACAGAGGGCCCCGTTGATACTTACAGGCTTGAAGAGGACCGGCACCGAACCGGAGGCCTGTATGGCCTGGATCAGGTCCCCTTGTGTGAAAATCACCTCTCTTTTGTGGGTCAGGTCCGTGGCCGAGACGGCCAGGGGGGTGTGGCATTCCTCAAACGTTCGTGCGGGGAGCCGTTGAAGGAGACGGCCGAATCCATCTCCTCTGAGGTACCCGAGGCAACCCCTGAAGCATCGGAGCGCATCAGACAGAATCGAATGCCAGGGATCAGGATCCCAGAAATCCCGCTTTCTAAGGCTGAACAGCATCTCCTTGACCGCGGCGGTGCTCATGCCCGAGGCGGCCATGGCCGCCACAATGGCCCCTGAACTGGCCCCTGCATAGGCGGTCGGTTCAATGCCCGATTCCCGGATCGCGGCCAGAAAGCCCGCATGGGCGAAGAACCCGAAAAAACCGGAGGAAAAGGCGATCCCTATTCGGCGGGAACCTCCAAGGAACAACGATTTGGTATCCGGACATTCCATATTCCCACCCCACACCCAATCCTCCATCCATCTGTCCCTTTCTGTAAATCATTCAGCATTCGGTATCCAGAATCCGGCATCCAGGACGTTACTCCCGCCATTTCACCAGATCGTCCAGGGGGACCCTGTCAGATCTTGAGCGATTGATGGGTGCATCGGGATCGGGGTAGCCTACCGCGACACCGATCACCACGTTCTTTTCATCCCGTAAACTCAATGATTCCTTGATGTCGTCATCAAATGCGGTAATCAGGCCGATGGGGCAGGTCCCCAGTCCCAGGGCATGGGCGCACAGGACCAGATAACCGACCAGAACGCCGATATCCGTAAGCCTGGCGCTTGAGAACACCTGGTCCATGGTGATGATGATGGCGGTGGGGGCCCCGTAGAAATTACAGCTCCCCTCGTTGATAAAATTCTGGAAAGGGGTCTGTTCAGGGAGGTTGGGCTGAATCACGTTGAGAAGCCCCCGCTCCCGCTCCACAAAATACCCTGGAAGAGGGCTCTTCGCGCCGGGCCCGCACGATATGTTCCTCTCCTTCATCCGCTTGACGAGGAGCCTGCTCAGCCGTTGCTTTTCATCTCCGGATACGACCGTCAGTTCATAGGGTTGAAGATTGATGGCCGACGGCGCCTGCGTAGCGAAACGAATGAGCGTCTCTATCTTCTCATGATCAACAGGCCTCTCCAGAAAGGCCCGGGTGCTCCTTCTCTCCTCCATAGCCTTCAACAAATCCATGATGTGCCTCCAAAAGAAGTGCCTAAAGTGAGCTAAAGTGACTAAAGTCGTTTCATCTGATTCTTTTAATTATTTTGTCCAAAATTATTTTGCTAACGATAACTTATAGCTTCCAATATCAATAATAACATCTTGCTTTAACTGCATTAAAATGCTAAGATACAATCGGCAGAGTGAGCAGTGCGTGGGGGACGATGAGGGCTTCCAGGTCTCTCCTGCCGATTTTTTCTGCACAGATGCGAAAGGCCTCATCCATATCAAGGGCCGGGATCATGTGGACCCGGCGGACGATGTCCGGGGTCTCGGAGCCCACCACGATTACATCGACCTTTTCCAGCACTTTGGCGATGATGAAGGCACGCTGGGCCCCCGGCGGGTAGCCGGACGCCCGCATCTCTTTCAAGAGGGACGCCATATCCGGCGCCCCGCTCATCTTCTCGAAAAACCGTCTCTCCCCGATCCCGCGACCCGCGCCCTCGGGCGTGGGCGCCGGCACAATGATGACGCCGCCGTCTCTTACCACCGGGACGGGCGCAAAATGGAGGTAGCTGGCGGCCCGGCACGCCTGATAGATGTTGGCATCCTTGGGAAACCCGACGCCGGCCACGACCACGTCAACCTGTCCAGGTATGGGGACCTCATAGATCTTGCGGGCCTGGGCGACCAGTCTGCTGAAAACGGCCTCCGGATCACCGGCAAGGACGGCCACCGGCTGTTTTTCTTCATCCAGGACGACATTGAGGATAAACCTCAGTCCCGCTCGCCGGGCCGCCTCAGTCACGGCCTCATGAAAGGGGTTCCCCTCGATCTTGCCCAGTCGCGTTCCCGGATGATCCATCATCTCCGGACCATGGGTATAGGCAATGGTCGCCTCGCCGGCCGCGCCCACTGCCACCGTCTTCCGGCCCCCGGAATAGCCGGCAAACTGGTGGGGCTCCACAATCCCGGTGGCGATCAAGAGGTCTGCCTCACAGGCCAACCGGCTGACCGTCAGGGGAACGCCGGTTTCCGTC
It contains:
- a CDS encoding patatin-like phospholipase family protein → MECPDTKSLFLGGSRRIGIAFSSGFFGFFAHAGFLAAIRESGIEPTAYAGASSGAIVAAMAASGMSTAAVKEMLFSLRKRDFWDPDPWHSILSDALRCFRGCLGYLRGDGFGRLLQRLPARTFEECHTPLAVSATDLTHKREVIFTQGDLIQAIQASGSVPVLFKPVSINGALCCDGGITGKAPVEALARLSELDIILVHFIASDNVKEGAHAFMKKRLTPWHIQHLAVNIARQKAYQKEVELIKSRGVDVIEVRTNAPAISPNRLQSGPEAYEAARNATLKILAPNKTANAVHSAAKRGRLQT
- a CDS encoding nitroreductase; translation: MDLLKAMEERRSTRAFLERPVDHEKIETLIRFATQAPSAINLQPYELTVVSGDEKQRLSRLLVKRMKERNISCGPGAKSPLPGYFVERERGLLNVIQPNLPEQTPFQNFINEGSCNFYGAPTAIIITMDQVFSSARLTDIGVLVGYLVLCAHALGLGTCPIGLITAFDDDIKESLSLRDEKNVVIGVAVGYPDPDAPINRSRSDRVPLDDLVKWRE
- the larA gene encoding nickel-dependent lactate racemase, whose product is MYTVPFGKNELHFDLPAGMTGATAVSLPANPIRDLEGAIAQALATPVDSPPLRSLANPRDRICIVFTDITRASPDHVLIPALLKELEAAGIPDHQITLLCGVGLHRPSTPEEKVVKLGQAVAHRYRIVDHSPGEQIVDLGMTETGVPLTVSRLACEADLLIATGIVEPHQFAGYSGGRKTVAVGAAGEATIAYTHGPEMMDHPGTRLGKIEGNPFHEAVTEAARRAGLRFILNVVLDEEKQPVAVLAGDPEAVFSRLVAQARKIYEVPIPGQVDVVVAGVGFPKDANIYQACRAASYLHFAPVPVVRDGGVIIVPAPTPEGAGRGIGERRFFEKMSGAPDMASLLKEMRASGYPPGAQRAFIIAKVLEKVDVIVVGSETPDIVRRVHMIPALDMDEAFRICAEKIGRRDLEALIVPHALLTLPIVS